The following are encoded together in the Capsulimonas corticalis genome:
- the sucD gene encoding succinate--CoA ligase subunit alpha — MSILVGKDTKVIVQGITGREGEFHTTQMISYGTNVVGGVTPGKGGQTIQGVPVFNTVKEAVEETGANASCIFVPARFAADGILEAVDAGVDFIVCITEGIPIQDEIKAVNVVKTSKSRLLGPNCPGILTVGECKIGITPASIFTPGPIGIVSRSGTLTYEAVDALTRAGLGQTTCVGVGGDPMPGTRFIDVLPLFEADPATTAVVMCGEVGGSDEEIAAEYIKTMTKPVIGFIAGLTAPPGKRMGHAGAIISGSSGGPQAKVDALKAAGVRMAESTADIPGLVKQALGL, encoded by the coding sequence ATGAGTATCCTAGTTGGTAAAGACACCAAGGTCATCGTCCAGGGAATCACCGGCCGCGAGGGCGAGTTCCATACGACGCAGATGATCTCTTACGGCACCAATGTGGTCGGCGGCGTCACGCCCGGCAAGGGCGGCCAGACGATTCAGGGCGTTCCCGTCTTCAACACCGTGAAGGAAGCCGTCGAGGAGACGGGGGCCAACGCCTCCTGTATCTTCGTCCCGGCCCGCTTCGCGGCGGACGGTATCCTGGAAGCGGTCGATGCGGGTGTGGACTTCATCGTCTGCATCACCGAAGGCATTCCGATCCAGGACGAGATCAAGGCGGTCAACGTCGTCAAGACGTCGAAGTCGCGCCTCCTCGGCCCGAACTGTCCCGGCATTCTGACCGTGGGCGAGTGCAAGATCGGCATCACGCCGGCGAGCATCTTCACCCCCGGCCCGATCGGGATCGTCTCGCGCTCCGGCACCCTGACCTACGAAGCGGTTGACGCGCTCACCCGCGCCGGCCTCGGACAGACCACTTGCGTCGGCGTCGGCGGCGATCCGATGCCCGGAACCCGGTTCATCGACGTCCTCCCGCTCTTTGAAGCGGATCCGGCCACCACCGCCGTCGTCATGTGCGGCGAGGTCGGCGGCTCGGACGAAGAGATCGCGGCCGAGTACATCAAGACCATGACCAAGCCAGTTATCGGTTTCATCGCCGGTCTCACCGCGCCTCCCGGAAAGCGCATGGGCCACGCCGGCGCCATCATCTCCGGCTCCAGCGGCGGCCCGCAAGCGAAAGTCGACGCCCTCAAAGCCGCCGGCGTCCGCATGGCGGAATCCACGGCGGACATTCCGGGGTTGGTGAAGCAGGCGCTGGGGCTGTAA
- a CDS encoding 4a-hydroxytetrahydrobiopterin dehydratase translates to MRYPTLTEAEIEEHLQRVPMWTRDGNMLVRTFQFKDFIQALQFVNQAAETAESINHHPDIDIRYNKVTFRLTTHDSGGLTIHDFELAAASDDFADTILG, encoded by the coding sequence ATGAGATATCCCACGCTGACCGAAGCCGAGATCGAGGAGCATTTGCAGCGCGTACCGATGTGGACACGCGACGGCAACATGCTGGTCCGCACTTTCCAGTTCAAAGATTTTATCCAAGCGCTGCAATTCGTCAATCAGGCGGCGGAAACAGCCGAGTCGATCAATCATCACCCCGACATCGATATCCGTTACAACAAAGTCACGTTCCGGCTGACGACGCACGATTCCGGCGGTCTGACGATCCACGACTTTGAGCTGGCGGCCGCCAGCGACGATTTCGCGGACACGATCCTCGGATGA
- a CDS encoding Kelch repeat-containing protein, which yields MKAAFLLLLCAIGAPAMAQTSSWTPILPALCDSRWAPSAALLPSGASALIAGGYSYDAGSCLATADIYDSAKNAFHRARGRLTYPRDFATTNVLADGTVLIAGGYNTTLGSLPTAEVFDPQTEQFHVLASQMSKPRELFTATTLADGRILLAGGFNTHRGRTLATADLYDPQTHAFSQIPGHMQEDRFGQAAVRLRDGRVLIAGGKHWFVGKPDRFSATAEIFDPATNSFRLTKSPMSVARDRPTATLLADGTVLVAGGQNGDAGPREVEIYDPATDEFHTLPHLLGAPRMAHSAGTLPDGRILLVGGWSPAAHATTATTEIFDPAAGVFTSMPALPDSSHDLALIVFPDGLALAAGGKKVEGGKESSLATASFLKPAQH from the coding sequence ATGAAAGCCGCCTTTCTCCTGCTGCTGTGCGCGATCGGCGCCCCTGCAATGGCCCAAACTTCGTCATGGACGCCGATCCTGCCCGCTCTTTGCGATTCGCGCTGGGCCCCGAGCGCCGCGCTTCTGCCCAGCGGCGCGAGCGCTCTGATCGCCGGCGGCTACAGTTACGACGCCGGCTCGTGCCTCGCGACCGCCGATATTTACGACAGCGCCAAGAATGCGTTTCATCGGGCCAGGGGCCGCCTGACCTATCCGCGCGACTTCGCCACGACGAATGTCCTCGCCGATGGGACGGTTCTGATCGCGGGCGGATACAACACAACGCTGGGGTCGCTGCCGACGGCCGAAGTGTTCGATCCGCAAACCGAACAGTTCCACGTGCTCGCAAGCCAGATGTCGAAGCCGCGCGAGCTGTTCACGGCGACGACGCTCGCGGATGGGCGAATCTTGCTTGCCGGCGGTTTCAACACGCATCGGGGCCGCACCCTGGCGACGGCGGATCTCTACGATCCGCAGACACACGCCTTTTCTCAGATCCCGGGGCATATGCAGGAAGACCGCTTTGGGCAGGCCGCCGTTCGCCTGCGCGATGGGCGCGTGCTCATTGCCGGCGGCAAACACTGGTTTGTCGGCAAACCCGACCGCTTTTCCGCGACGGCGGAGATCTTTGATCCCGCAACCAATTCCTTTCGCCTGACGAAATCCCCGATGTCTGTCGCCCGCGACCGGCCGACGGCGACTCTGCTTGCCGACGGGACCGTGCTTGTCGCCGGCGGTCAAAATGGCGACGCGGGGCCGCGCGAGGTGGAGATCTACGATCCCGCGACGGACGAGTTCCACACGCTTCCACATCTCCTGGGAGCCCCGCGCATGGCGCACAGCGCCGGAACACTGCCGGATGGCCGGATTTTGCTCGTGGGAGGGTGGTCGCCGGCGGCGCATGCGACGACCGCGACGACGGAGATCTTCGACCCCGCCGCCGGCGTCTTTACGTCCATGCCGGCGCTCCCGGACAGCAGTCACGATCTGGCGCTGATCGTCTTTCCGGACGGCCTCGCGCTCGCCGCCGGCGGCAAGAAAGTCGAAGGCGGCAAAGAGTCCTCGCTCGCTACGGCGTCATTCCTGAAGCCTGCCCAGCATTAA
- the dtd gene encoding D-aminoacyl-tRNA deacylase, which translates to MRVVLQRVTSAAVTIKETGDRRSIGPGLAVLLGVGHGDDAGDVDYLVQKVTSLRIFADEHGKMNLSLEDVQGQMLIVSQFTLLGDTRKGKRPSFTDAAPPAIAIPLYERFVAQVQARGVTARTGEFGADMSVEITNDGPVTLIIESPPKTNTEQKKEERVSERL; encoded by the coding sequence ATGCGAGTTGTTCTGCAGCGGGTGACGAGCGCCGCCGTCACCATCAAAGAAACGGGAGACCGGCGCTCCATCGGCCCGGGTCTCGCCGTGCTCCTAGGCGTCGGTCATGGCGATGATGCGGGCGATGTCGATTACCTCGTACAGAAAGTAACGTCGCTTCGAATTTTTGCCGATGAACATGGAAAGATGAATCTCTCGCTGGAAGACGTCCAGGGCCAGATGCTGATTGTCTCTCAGTTCACCCTGCTCGGCGATACGCGTAAGGGCAAGCGACCATCGTTCACAGACGCCGCCCCGCCCGCTATCGCCATTCCTCTATACGAACGGTTTGTCGCCCAGGTCCAGGCGCGCGGCGTGACGGCGCGGACCGGAGAGTTCGGCGCGGATATGAGCGTCGAGATCACGAACGATGGGCCGGTGACGCTGATCATCGAGAGCCCGCCCAAGACCAACACGGAGCAAAAGAAAGAAGAACGTGTCAGTGAACGACTCTGA
- the sucC gene encoding ADP-forming succinate--CoA ligase subunit beta, which translates to MKIHEFQAKQLLKQYGVPVPEGQAASTPAEVRDIASQLGRKVVIKGQVHSGGRGKAGAVKLADNPNDAEEIGKALLGKTLFFAQANSDLKINKLLVEEAVNIDKEIYVAITQDRARQRDVLIVSTKGGMDIEEVAHNNPADIANLYIDPLLGLPDYAARQVLFDANFDVAFINKTIPVLKALYAAYVGTDATLAEINPLVITKEGTVIAGDAKWDIDENSMFRHPEFAAFHDTAEEDPIETEAHRRGIQYVRLEGGDIGIIGNGAGLVMTTMDEVKRAGGKPADFLDIGGGAKAEAVTSSLEVVLSDPNVKGVLFNIFGGITRGDEVAKGIIAGVATLDVKVPIVIRLAGTRAAEGAELLKTTNLVPAETMQEAAAKIVELAYAAK; encoded by the coding sequence TTGAAGATACATGAGTTCCAGGCGAAGCAGCTCCTGAAGCAGTACGGCGTTCCCGTACCCGAAGGACAGGCCGCTTCGACCCCCGCCGAGGTGCGGGATATCGCTTCTCAGCTCGGCCGTAAGGTCGTGATCAAGGGGCAGGTGCATAGCGGCGGACGCGGCAAGGCCGGCGCCGTCAAGCTCGCCGACAATCCGAACGACGCCGAGGAGATCGGCAAGGCGCTGCTGGGCAAGACCCTGTTCTTCGCGCAGGCCAACTCGGACCTGAAGATCAACAAATTGCTGGTGGAAGAAGCCGTCAATATCGACAAGGAGATCTATGTCGCGATTACCCAGGACCGCGCCCGCCAGCGCGACGTGCTGATCGTCTCCACTAAGGGCGGCATGGACATCGAAGAGGTCGCGCACAACAACCCGGCCGATATCGCCAACCTCTATATCGACCCGCTGCTGGGCCTGCCCGACTACGCGGCGCGCCAGGTGCTGTTCGACGCCAACTTCGACGTGGCGTTCATCAACAAGACGATCCCTGTCCTGAAGGCCCTTTACGCCGCGTATGTCGGCACGGACGCCACCCTCGCCGAGATCAATCCTCTGGTCATCACCAAAGAAGGAACGGTCATCGCCGGCGACGCGAAGTGGGATATCGACGAGAACTCCATGTTCCGCCACCCCGAGTTCGCGGCCTTCCACGACACCGCCGAGGAAGACCCGATCGAGACCGAAGCGCACCGGCGCGGCATCCAGTATGTCCGTCTTGAGGGCGGCGACATCGGCATCATCGGCAACGGCGCGGGGCTGGTCATGACCACGATGGACGAAGTGAAGCGCGCGGGCGGCAAGCCGGCGGACTTCCTGGACATTGGCGGCGGCGCCAAGGCCGAAGCCGTCACGAGCAGCCTCGAAGTCGTGCTGTCCGATCCCAATGTCAAGGGCGTTCTGTTCAACATCTTCGGCGGCATCACCCGGGGCGACGAAGTCGCCAAGGGCATCATCGCCGGCGTCGCGACGCTCGACGTCAAGGTGCCGATCGTGATCCGCCTCGCCGGCACCCGCGCCGCCGAAGGCGCCGAGCTGCTGAAGACCACGAACCTCGTTCCCGCCGAAACCATGCAGGAAGCCGCCGCAAAGATCGTGGAGCTGGCTTACGCCGCGAAATAA
- a CDS encoding MBL fold metallo-hydrolase, which translates to MTRRFSVHALASGSSGNTTLVRAGDHAVLIDAGIGLRLIASALATHDLLLSDLSGIVLTHEHSDHIQSAHAISKRYNVPIVANPATLNVIYRRCTDSPNIKLATGDRWSIGDLDIETFPVPHDAVEPVGVNLYYRPSGHKASIITDAGHVTDAMRAAIRGANLLILEANHDVHRLNAGVYPGYLKARILSDRGHLSNEAAVALLCEHAMTHGPHTAWLAHLSKENNTPKLALAYAKATVAVETGCPVVLDVAKRDKPSVSWTPGVKPLQLNLF; encoded by the coding sequence ATGACTCGGCGCTTTTCAGTCCACGCACTCGCCAGCGGGTCTTCCGGCAATACAACACTTGTTCGAGCCGGCGACCACGCGGTATTGATCGACGCAGGAATCGGACTTCGTCTGATCGCCAGCGCCCTCGCGACGCACGATCTTCTGCTCTCGGATCTGAGCGGAATTGTCCTTACCCACGAACATTCGGACCATATCCAGAGCGCGCACGCGATCTCCAAACGCTACAATGTTCCGATTGTCGCCAACCCCGCGACGCTCAATGTGATTTATCGGCGCTGCACGGATTCGCCTAATATCAAGCTGGCCACGGGAGACCGCTGGTCCATCGGCGATCTCGATATCGAGACCTTCCCGGTGCCGCACGACGCCGTCGAGCCCGTCGGCGTCAATTTGTATTACCGGCCGAGCGGCCACAAGGCCAGTATCATCACCGACGCCGGCCATGTCACTGACGCCATGCGCGCGGCGATACGCGGCGCGAACCTCTTGATTTTAGAAGCCAACCACGATGTCCACCGCCTGAACGCCGGCGTCTATCCCGGTTATCTCAAAGCGCGCATCCTCAGTGACCGCGGCCACCTCTCCAACGAAGCCGCCGTCGCGCTCCTGTGCGAACACGCCATGACCCACGGCCCGCACACGGCCTGGCTCGCGCACCTTTCCAAAGAAAACAACACCCCCAAACTCGCGCTCGCCTACGCCAAAGCCACCGTCGCCGTCGAAACCGGCTGCCCCGTAGTGCTCGATGTCGCCAAACGCGACAAGCCTTCGGTGTCGTGGACGCCGGGGGTGAAGCCGCTTCAGCTGAATTTGTTTTAG
- a CDS encoding methyl-accepting chemotaxis protein, which produces MTPYFRNLKTGNKLALGFGLCILLSAAASGVAILRLAQASSVSRNIIASSLDGVEALAQFNESSRRLRIAEFQHVLATKKSDKDDLEKEMAGEQADAKTALEAYSVAVDDAADQHNYETLKANWEKYASGTDALIAVSRANRTQDAVGLLNGPMDDQFAAVTSQRTMMAEWNRRHGEWYGRRIEATHRSGVSVILGLLALSLLVSIAVCIVITRYMVGTLTQVSGRLTQLESSDLTSLASGVEALARGDLTAEAKVSAQRLTLDTRDEFGQMAGTFNAMLDKVQTTIGAFHASQESLAVLVRGLQRSAQQVASASGTLAATSRQVGASTEEISSTMQEVAEASDQSARGASEVAQGATAQASAVSSAAAQVKDLTAAVLSVARDAENGAQAAADANGEAANGASTVERTVAGMKRIEQTVSQSAKAIQALGDVSVRIGGIVATIEQIAEQTNLLALNAAIEAARAGESGRGFAVVADEVRKLAERSASATREIGSLIREVQSGTAQAVTAMEAGTREVSSGAALAEEAGEALTRIQAVVSSVTERVRRISVAADNMALSSDEVSRTITEVAAIVEESSAAAEQMSASAEEVSASVTTVSDATAQQSASVEELSASSQELAGIAQELESAVSQFTVKSLDNHSQVSAPLTRLSMSKAA; this is translated from the coding sequence GTGACACCCTATTTCCGTAACCTGAAGACCGGCAACAAGCTGGCCCTTGGCTTCGGCCTCTGCATTCTTCTCAGCGCCGCCGCCAGCGGCGTCGCCATCCTGCGTCTGGCTCAGGCGAGCTCCGTCTCACGGAATATCATCGCGAGTTCTCTTGACGGCGTGGAGGCGCTGGCCCAGTTCAATGAATCCTCGCGCCGTCTCCGGATCGCGGAGTTCCAGCACGTGCTGGCCACGAAGAAGTCGGACAAGGACGATCTGGAAAAGGAAATGGCCGGCGAGCAGGCCGACGCCAAGACGGCGCTGGAGGCTTACTCCGTCGCCGTGGATGACGCCGCCGACCAGCACAACTACGAAACGCTGAAGGCGAACTGGGAAAAATATGCGTCCGGGACCGATGCGCTGATCGCCGTCAGCCGGGCCAACCGGACCCAGGACGCCGTCGGGCTGCTGAATGGACCGATGGACGATCAGTTTGCGGCGGTCACCTCACAGCGAACGATGATGGCGGAATGGAACCGCCGCCACGGCGAGTGGTACGGCCGACGGATCGAGGCGACGCACCGAAGCGGAGTCAGTGTGATCCTGGGATTGCTGGCCCTGTCGCTGCTGGTCAGCATCGCCGTTTGTATCGTCATCACGCGCTATATGGTGGGGACGCTCACCCAGGTCTCCGGTCGGCTGACTCAACTGGAAAGCAGTGATTTGACCAGTCTCGCCAGCGGTGTCGAAGCCCTGGCGCGAGGCGATCTCACCGCCGAAGCCAAGGTCAGCGCCCAGCGGCTGACTCTGGATACCCGGGATGAGTTCGGGCAGATGGCCGGTACGTTTAACGCCATGCTGGACAAGGTGCAGACGACCATCGGCGCCTTCCACGCCTCCCAAGAATCGCTCGCGGTCCTGGTTCGCGGCTTGCAGCGCTCCGCCCAGCAGGTTGCGTCCGCGTCCGGAACGCTCGCGGCGACGAGCCGACAGGTCGGCGCCTCCACCGAGGAGATTTCGTCGACGATGCAGGAAGTCGCCGAGGCTTCGGATCAATCGGCTCGCGGCGCGAGCGAAGTGGCGCAGGGAGCGACCGCGCAGGCGAGCGCCGTGTCCTCGGCCGCCGCGCAGGTGAAGGATTTGACCGCCGCCGTGCTGAGCGTCGCCCGTGACGCCGAAAACGGCGCGCAGGCGGCCGCCGACGCCAACGGCGAGGCGGCGAACGGCGCGTCGACCGTGGAGCGGACCGTGGCGGGCATGAAGCGAATCGAACAAACGGTATCGCAGTCGGCAAAAGCCATCCAGGCGCTCGGCGATGTCTCTGTCCGTATCGGCGGGATTGTCGCCACCATCGAACAGATCGCCGAGCAGACCAATCTGCTCGCGCTCAACGCCGCCATTGAGGCGGCCCGGGCCGGAGAATCCGGGCGCGGCTTCGCGGTCGTCGCGGACGAAGTCCGCAAGCTGGCGGAACGCTCCGCATCGGCCACCCGGGAAATTGGCTCGCTCATCCGTGAAGTGCAGTCCGGCACGGCCCAGGCGGTGACGGCCATGGAGGCGGGAACCCGAGAAGTGTCCTCGGGTGCGGCTCTGGCGGAGGAAGCCGGCGAGGCGCTGACGCGAATCCAGGCGGTAGTCTCCAGCGTCACCGAGCGCGTGCGGCGCATCAGCGTGGCGGCGGACAATATGGCGCTCTCCTCGGACGAAGTGTCGAGAACGATCACCGAAGTCGCCGCGATCGTCGAGGAAAGCAGCGCGGCGGCCGAGCAGATGTCGGCGTCGGCCGAAGAGGTCTCCGCGTCCGTCACCACCGTCTCCGACGCGACGGCCCAGCAAAGCGCCTCTGTTGAGGAGCTGTCGGCCTCGTCACAAGAGCTCGCGGGAATCGCTCAGGAGCTGGAATCCGCCGTATCCCAATTTACGGTAAAATCTCTCGACAATCACTCCCAGGTCTCCGCGCCGCTCACACGGCTGTCGATGAGCAAGGCCGCTTAA
- a CDS encoding DUF4177 domain-containing protein — protein MADVFEYKIVVSEEDDETDEQTLNTHGADGWELVNAVADVRATEDGGEGDDDVDDSVPVTVFYFKRRRG, from the coding sequence ATGGCAGACGTATTCGAGTATAAGATCGTTGTGAGCGAAGAGGACGACGAGACGGATGAGCAGACGCTCAACACCCACGGCGCGGATGGCTGGGAGCTGGTCAACGCGGTCGCGGATGTGCGCGCCACCGAAGACGGCGGCGAAGGTGACGACGATGTGGACGACAGCGTCCCGGTCACCGTGTTCTACTTCAAGCGACGACGGGGTTAA
- the acs gene encoding acetate--CoA ligase, with amino-acid sequence MAELEQEVAQKFPPAADFAAQANWNDPTIYETAAADPDAFWAGQAEQLVWSRKWDTVSEWNPPHAKWFLGGQLNVSVNCLDRHVEGGRADKAAIVFEGEPGDTKTYTYAELHQEVCKFANVLQSQGVQRGDRVTIYLPMIPEAAIAMLACARIGAPHSVVFGGFSADSLRERIHDSGSKLLITADGGWRRGGVVKLKEAADQALAGETTIEHVIVVNRTGKPEETPWTAGRDLWWHELASDASDQNEAVALDSEDLLFILYTSGSTGKPKGIAHTTGGYLTGATTTCKYIFDLKDDDVYWCTADVGWITGHSYVVYGPLSNGATVFMYEGAPDWPARDRFWELIEKHKITILYTAPTAIRAFMKWGTEWPEKHDLSSLRLLGSVGEPINPEAWLWYHKNVGGERCPIVDTWWQTETGAIMITPLPGISATKPASASRPFPGVSALVVDEKGDPLPEGGEGVGLLVITKPWPSMLRTLWGDDARYKEVYWSKFADKGYYFAGDGAKRDAEGDYWLLGRVDDVMNVAGHRVSTMEVESALVDHPSVAEAAVIGKAHDIKGQAISAFVTLKEGIEPSPELMAELKAHVAKKIGAICRPDDLFLTAELPKTRSGKIMRRLLRDIAEGRALGDTTTLADPSVVSSLKDKYTDES; translated from the coding sequence TTGGCGGAACTCGAACAAGAAGTAGCCCAGAAATTTCCTCCCGCCGCCGACTTTGCGGCGCAGGCGAACTGGAACGATCCCACGATTTATGAAACCGCCGCCGCCGATCCCGACGCGTTTTGGGCCGGGCAAGCTGAGCAGCTTGTCTGGTCGCGCAAGTGGGACACGGTCAGCGAGTGGAATCCTCCCCACGCCAAGTGGTTCCTTGGCGGGCAATTGAACGTCTCCGTGAACTGTCTGGACCGTCATGTCGAAGGCGGTCGCGCCGACAAAGCCGCGATTGTTTTTGAAGGCGAGCCGGGCGATACGAAGACGTACACTTACGCCGAACTTCACCAGGAAGTTTGCAAGTTCGCGAACGTTCTGCAAAGCCAGGGCGTGCAGCGCGGAGATCGCGTGACGATCTATTTGCCCATGATTCCCGAAGCGGCGATCGCAATGCTGGCGTGCGCCCGCATCGGCGCGCCGCACTCGGTGGTCTTTGGCGGTTTTAGTGCGGACAGTCTGCGCGAGCGAATCCATGACAGCGGCTCCAAGCTGCTGATCACCGCTGACGGCGGCTGGCGGCGCGGCGGCGTGGTCAAGCTCAAGGAAGCGGCCGACCAGGCGCTGGCGGGCGAGACGACGATCGAGCATGTGATCGTCGTCAACCGCACAGGCAAGCCCGAGGAGACGCCCTGGACGGCCGGACGCGACCTCTGGTGGCATGAGCTGGCTTCGGACGCCTCGGATCAAAACGAGGCCGTGGCGCTCGATTCGGAAGACTTGCTGTTTATCCTGTATACCTCGGGGTCCACGGGCAAGCCCAAGGGCATCGCGCACACGACGGGCGGGTATCTGACCGGTGCGACGACGACATGCAAGTACATCTTCGATCTGAAGGACGACGATGTTTATTGGTGTACGGCCGATGTCGGCTGGATCACCGGGCATTCCTATGTCGTTTACGGGCCGCTCTCCAACGGCGCGACGGTGTTTATGTATGAGGGCGCGCCGGACTGGCCGGCGCGGGACCGCTTCTGGGAGCTGATCGAGAAGCACAAAATCACCATTCTTTATACGGCGCCGACGGCGATTCGCGCCTTTATGAAGTGGGGGACCGAGTGGCCGGAAAAGCATGACCTGAGCAGCCTGCGGCTTTTGGGCTCGGTCGGCGAGCCGATCAACCCGGAAGCATGGCTCTGGTATCACAAGAACGTCGGCGGCGAGCGCTGCCCGATTGTCGATACCTGGTGGCAGACCGAGACCGGCGCGATCATGATCACGCCGCTTCCCGGGATCAGCGCGACCAAGCCAGCGAGCGCGAGCCGCCCGTTCCCGGGCGTCAGCGCTCTAGTGGTCGATGAAAAGGGCGATCCGCTGCCGGAAGGCGGCGAGGGCGTCGGCCTGCTCGTCATCACCAAACCCTGGCCGTCGATGCTGCGCACGCTCTGGGGCGACGACGCTCGTTATAAAGAAGTCTACTGGAGCAAGTTCGCCGACAAAGGCTACTACTTCGCCGGCGACGGCGCCAAGCGGGACGCCGAGGGCGATTACTGGCTGCTGGGACGCGTGGACGACGTCATGAATGTCGCCGGCCACCGTGTCTCGACCATGGAAGTCGAGAGCGCGCTCGTGGACCATCCGAGCGTCGCGGAGGCGGCCGTCATCGGCAAGGCGCACGATATTAAGGGGCAGGCGATCTCGGCGTTCGTGACCTTGAAAGAGGGGATCGAACCGTCGCCCGAGTTGATGGCGGAGTTGAAGGCGCACGTCGCCAAAAAGATCGGCGCGATCTGCCGCCCGGACGACCTCTTCCTCACGGCGGAGCTTCCCAAGACCCGAAGCGGCAAGATCATGCGCCGTCTGCTGCGCGATATCGCCGAAGGACGAGCGCTGGGGGACACCACGACGCTGGCCGATCCGAGTGTCGTGAGTAGCCTCAAGGACAAATATACCGACGAATCTTAA
- a CDS encoding LysR family transcriptional regulator yields the protein MANILQIETLKLFCDLVEAQSFSRAAERNFVSQSAVSQRLRALEREYGRSLIDRGQGRGGVTPTPAGQLLYDGAKRLLREANALDALLRNSGDEVGGTIRVATVYSVGLHALPPRLKPFLAAHPKVNVHLQYQQTEEIYREVMDDSVDIGIVACPVAKRGLETFLFSEEEMVLICAPEHPLAGRASVALKDLDGVAFIGFDNDIPTRKLIEARLQRAGARVRLTSTFDNIETIKSIVEIGNGVSVVPADTIRQEVREGALVAVPFTEGDTFLRPTGLLVKKSNLKRSVVQVFVNAMTLGRPPENRP from the coding sequence ATGGCTAATATTTTACAGATAGAAACACTGAAACTCTTTTGCGATCTCGTGGAAGCGCAGAGCTTCTCGCGCGCCGCCGAGCGCAACTTCGTCTCGCAGTCGGCGGTCAGCCAGCGCCTGCGCGCGCTGGAGCGCGAATACGGCCGGTCCCTGATCGACCGGGGCCAGGGCCGCGGCGGCGTCACCCCCACCCCCGCCGGCCAGCTGCTCTACGACGGCGCCAAGCGGCTGCTGCGCGAAGCGAACGCGCTCGACGCGCTGCTGCGCAACAGCGGCGACGAAGTCGGGGGCACGATCCGTGTCGCGACCGTCTACTCCGTGGGCCTGCACGCCCTCCCGCCGCGTCTCAAACCGTTTCTCGCCGCGCACCCCAAAGTTAATGTACATCTGCAATACCAGCAGACCGAGGAGATCTACCGGGAAGTCATGGACGACTCGGTGGACATCGGCATCGTCGCCTGCCCGGTCGCTAAGCGCGGCCTGGAGACATTTCTGTTCAGCGAGGAGGAGATGGTGCTGATCTGCGCGCCCGAGCATCCGCTGGCCGGACGCGCGTCCGTCGCCCTCAAGGATTTGGACGGCGTCGCGTTCATCGGCTTCGACAATGATATCCCCACGCGCAAGCTTATCGAAGCCCGTCTTCAGCGCGCCGGCGCGCGCGTGCGCCTCACCAGCACATTCGATAACATCGAGACGATCAAGAGCATCGTGGAGATCGGCAACGGCGTGAGCGTAGTCCCGGCGGACACCATCCGGCAGGAAGTGCGCGAAGGCGCGCTCGTGGCCGTGCCGTTTACCGAGGGCGATACGTTTTTGCGGCCGACGGGCCTATTGGTGAAAAAGAGCAATCTGAAGCGGTCCGTGGTGCAGGTTTTCGTGAACGCCATGACGCTCGGCAGGCCGCCCGAGAACCGCCCATGA